A region of the Hyperolius riggenbachi isolate aHypRig1 chromosome 9, aHypRig1.pri, whole genome shotgun sequence genome:
cagcaactttttttttccagatctCAGGCCATATAGGTCTTAAATTTATTTTCATTGGCCCCTATTCAGTTTTcttccaggagataatttttcatcttatctacaaaataacttttccacacttaaaggatacatctggcaattagaaaagaaaaaaagttttactcaactggggcttcttccagctcctaaaAGTCTGTTAGGTCCCACAATGTGGTTCCACTCCAAGCCTCCACTATCTCCACTGGAAGATCATCATGACCCATGGccggggtcttctgtgcatgtacGGTGCGCAAGTGTGCCATtgccgggagcactctgcgcttGCATAGTTCTCCATGAACTCTATGAACTGTGctagcgcagaacgctcctgggggTAGgtggcacatgcgcagaagaaccTGACCCGGCTCGGAGCGGAACCACACTGTGGGACCTAAAAGACTTTTTGGGGCTGGAAgaaccctaggtgagtaaaactttttttttaattaccagaTGTATCCTTTGAGTGTGGAAAATTTATTTTGaagataagataaaaaaaaatatctcctggtaGAAAACTGAGAGAAAAGTTAACTGaataggagccaatgaaaataaaTGTAAGACCTAAAAGTATGTGGCCTAAGATCTGGAAAATAGTTGCTTTCGCCAGATGTTCTTTGAACAGTTATTTTGCTTCCTGGAAGATTCCTAATATTGTTTTTAATcttgtttaatgtttttactgAACTTTGCCAATTAACTTAAGTATGGTTCCTTTAATGTCCTTATTTCTCACACTGTAGATAATAGGATTCAACATAGGTGTCACCACCGTATAAAGAACAGCCGCTGCCCTGTCCTGATCTGGAGAGTACTTAGATTGAGGACGCATGTACATAAACATAATGGTACCAAAATAGAGACTTACAACGATGAGGTGGGAGGAGCAAGTGGAGAAAGCTTTATGACGCCCCTGGACACTGTGGATCTTTACGATGGTGGAAATGATCTGGAAATAGGACAAATATGTAAGGCAGAAGgagaaaataaagtaaaatgctcCACAGATAAACACTCCAACTTCATTGATCTTGGTGTCTTTGCAGGAGAGACGGAGCAATGGGGGTATCTCACAGAAAAAATGGTTCAAATTACTGGACTTacaatatggcagttggaaagtaaaAACAGCATGAATCATGGAAATTACAAAACAAAAAGTCCAACATGAAGCTGTCAAGCATAGACACTGTTTTGGGTTCATTATTATGGTGTAATGCAATGGTTTGCAGATAGCATTGTATCTATCGTATGCCATGGTGCCCAGTATCAAGCACTCTGTAGATCCAAGAGACAAATGAAAGTACATCTGGGCTGCGCATCCCACAAAAGAAATACTTTGGTCCTCGGAAATTGTATTCGCAAGCATCTTGGGCACTATTGTTGTTGACATACTAATGTCATTGACTGAGAGATGACTAAGAAAAAAGTACATGGGAGTCTGAAGAACGGGATCAAGTCTCACCACGATGATCAAGAGAAGATTTCCAGAGGCTGTAATCACGTACATGAAAAGGAAAATGAAAAAGAAGAGGCTCTGAAGCCTGGAGTCAGCCGAGAGTCCGAGAAGGATGAATTTTTCTACAAATGTCTGATTTTTCTCCATAACTTCCTATACAGTTGATCTTGATGAATGAGATGAAAATGAATAAAGAGGAATGTTATACTTAGTATTGCTGTTTTgctgaaagacaaaaaaaaaaacatgagacagataaaaaaaaaaattaaagcaaaAAAGAGTAGGAAGAGAGAACGCTACATAgcggttgattcactaaatcTCAAGAAATTTGCCATGCGCACATAGCACAGAGCAATGTTACTGGAAGCAGAAAATTTGCATGCCAGAGGCGCCATAGAAACTTGGGCTCCGTTCCGCTATAGGCACCTAAATTAATATCGGTTACTATGGGAAATTTGGGCTTTAAAGTTAGGAATTTATGGGGGGTCCTAAGGTTATGCCTCAGCAAGGTAGTCTCCTAAGTTTAGTAGTCAGGAGGTCTAAAAATTAGGTGTCGGTGGGAGGTTTTTTTTAGACATCagtgggggggttggttaggttaTGCATtggaaggggtgtggctaggGTTAAGCATTGACAGGTGGTGACTAGGGTTAGCGATCAGAGAGTGGATGGTTAGGGTtacgcattggtagagggagggttctgtgtgagaatagggttagttttagctgtagtaaaatattggtataattTATCGATATATACTACCAGTAAAATAGTAGATTATTGGTAAATCTACTGATATTCTTCTAGTGGCTATTTAGTACACCCAAATTTCTGGGAACCATTTTTGCATGCACCCATTTTACTGGCATTATGAAAATAATGTAGTGTATGTTGTGCACATAGTGAAAATTCTTTAATGTGTACAATGTGTAtattgctaatgtaatgcaaattATGCATTTGTACAGTGCAAGCTACTCCAGCAATGCTTGCATTGTCTATGCAATACACACTATGTTACTTGTGTAATTATGGGCAATGTTATcagggtttagtgaatcaactctATAGTTCAGAAAATGATCAGTACATTTTGAATCATGCATAAGATACATGGTAGACCTGCGCAAGTCTGGATTATGCAACTGAAAATTGTAAAAAGAAAAGGAGTCAAATCAATACTGAGTAAATAACAAATTAACGTTAAAGCTTTATAATGGCCCATAACACATTGCATAACATAGTAGGACTAACTGAAAACTCCATCTCAAGCCACTTCACAATTTATGCTACATAAATAGTAAAAATAATTACTAATAAAATATTGACAAACTAGGTGTGTTAAAAAGAAATCAAGCAGGATAACACTCCCATGTCCTTTGTATGGATCTACATAGATGTATGAATATGAGTCATCTGTTTTCTCAGCTAAATTAACTTACCTTGTCAAACCTTTCATGGTAATTGTACTAGGTACATACAAAAAATGCCATAGGGAAATTTGGACACTGAGTATAGTAGAATAACATTCAAGTGGCATGAAACTCAACATTTCCtcgttgctctaaaagattacagCAAAAATTCTGCTACCACAAAAACaactgtagcagaacagcattcaaacagttaaacagttaaacacagcactttgttcttcagtggaaagctccttgcctcAGTGGAtagcttctggccacatcctaAGAGGTGATGACATCATTTTTTGCTGACTTTGCTTTGTCAGATAAATTTAGTAAAAATTAGCAAACTGCCAAAATTGAGCTTTATTTAGCTGAGAAGCATAAAGGGCTGATAAGTGATCTCTAGATATTAATATAATGTATACATACAGCagatatgcaataaaatgcaattgcagctttcagagcagataagctGTACTTTgtgaatttgtaagcatacaatattatttgtgtacaaaagcaaatatggtaactgaatgggtaataaaaagtaggaaaacacatttttattgaatgttatgtcagagtttttatcccactttaatattaccaatattctaccatcACCTTCCCTAAACCTATTTCCTAACCTATATCTCACACTGACCCTCTGCTACTCCAGCTACTCCTAACATAATCTCTGCTACTGTGTGGTTTGTCTACATAATAGCCTGAATCCAGGACAGCTAATTATTTGCCCCACGCTGCCAAACACTGTGCAGTGGAACTGAACCTCTAAAGCCACTAACACGCTTCCACCACTATTTAAACTACCACTGCTATCTCTGCCAATATTTTTCCCACAGGGACTATTTGGAGTTTGGGTACATTGTACACTGCCAGTACACTGACACTTTCCTCTCTGACTGTAGCTGAAGTTCAGCTAGATATTAGAGCCACACTCTTCTGACACCCAAGTTATCCAGTTTGCACCCCCATAGCCACAATTTATACTGTGGTTTATAATAGCACTTCCAGATGCACTATGCTCCATATTATGCGATTCAAATTGCACTTTTAGCTCTTAAAATAAATGAATTGTCTGTTTTAAAACTCCTAATCCTTTCCTGCAATGTGGTGCCCGGAACCTGTTTGGCCCTACAAGTGATTTACACAGGGGCAGTATTATACTgttgtaatgtgttttttctttttcattaatcataccatttttttatttgctttggCACCTGCTACctgccatttaaagagaaaccataaccaagaatttaacttcatcccaatcagtagctgagaccccctttcccatgagaaatcttctccATTTCACATACAGATCAtctgggggctctgtatggctgatattgtggtgatacccctcctacagtgtgatgtcaggaccatggttctgacatcacactgtgggagccttgttacattgagggaaataacagctgtttacggctgtttccaactgccaaaaaagcaagcagcatctccttccacggacagcagtaaaaatgtcaccatgtgataaatgtcagaatgtagatcagggagaggaaatgttttacaatgggcaaacactgactaaatcatttatacataattattgtaaaaaataaagcacttttttattacgctATTTTctatggagttcctctttaatacagtTACTTAACTTCCTATGAATGAGTCCTTCTCCACATCTTTTGTCCTCAGCTTTCTCTCAGTTAGTTTATATTGTGTTATGCCGCTGTCATGTCCAAAATGAATAACCATACATTTATTGAAACAAAATGTAATTTACCATTTACCTGTTAATATAGCCAGCCTATCAAAATCCATCATTACTGTGTCCAGCTTAATAATGATATCCTGCATACTTTTTAAAACAGCACTGTATCCCAAGTTGGCAATCTATCTAATATGATGTCAGCAGGGGGCATATTGTTTCTGTTCATACACACCACAACCACACACTCCCTCACCTCACATGCCACACACTGCACCTCCACAAAATCCCAGCAATAAACtccacccacagcccacataTGTAATGGTCATGATTGATCACTGTACACTGTACATAGGAGGACAAAGTGAGTTAAGCCAATACAGATGCAGGTGTGTAGGGTGATCAAAGAACACCCTGGAAGAAAAAATCACAGAGCACAACATTGGTAAAATGGTGAAGATTTAAACTGTGGTACTCACAAATGGAAGTTTCAGACAGGCAACCGACCACTGAAGGCTGGCGGAAATGCACAAACTCGACTCCTCTCTGGTGTCCATTTAGGCTGGGCACGGTCGCTCTCTTTTTAAAGAACTCTAGATGGTTAGGGGGTGGTGAAAACACTCCTCACCAAATAGAACACCCCCCAGAAGGAGGGTGGGTAACACAAAGgggaaaagaggcgcccaaggtatGATGAAATggagttaaaaacaactaaaattaaaaaaaagtgtgaggTGGCTTacatcaatgaagacaaatttgtATAATAAACAATGAACTTTAATTTGCAAATTAAATTTTGTTGTTTATTATacaaatttgtcttcattgaggtaagccacatcacacttttttcattttagttgtttttaactcaATTTTATCataccttgggcgcctcttttcccCTTAGTTTAAGCCAATACAGAGGATGGATTTAGACTAAGGCCATAACTAGCACTACACGCATATGCtacacctagtgttgggcgaacacctggatgttcgggttcgcgaacgttcgccgaacatggccgcgatgttctggtgttcgcgccgaactccgaacataatgaaagtcaatggggacccgaactttcgtgctttctaaagctttcttacatgctacataccccaaatttgcagggtatgtgcaccttgggagtaggtacaagaggaaaaaaagatttagcaaaaagagcttatagtttttgagaaaattgattgtaaagtttcaaaggaaaaactgtcttttaaatgcggaaaatgtcatgtttctttgcacaggtaacatgctttttgccgccatgcagtcataaatgtaatacagatgagaggttcaataaacagggaccggcaacgctaacccagcagcaggagcagcacacgtgatggaacaggaggaggcgcaggaggagaaggctagtgttgggcgaacacctagatgttcgggttcgcgaacgttcgccgaacatcgccgcgatgttcgggtgttcgacccgaactctgaacataatggaagtcaatggggacccgaactttcgtgctttgtaaagcttccttacatgctacataccccaaatatgcagggtatgtgcaccttgggagtgggtacaagagggaaaaaaatttagcaaaaagagcttatagtttttgagaaaatcgattttaaagtttcaaagggaaaactgtcttttaaatgcgggaaatgtctgttttctttgcacaggtaacatgctttttgtcggcatgcagtcataaatataatacatataagaggttccaggaaaagggaccggtaacgctaacccggcagcagcacacgtgatggaacaggaggagggtggcgcaggaggagaaggccacgctttgagacacaacaacccaggccttgcatgaggacaagaagcgtgcggatagcaatttgcgttttttcgccatgcagtcataaatttaatacagatgagaggttcaataaacagggaccggaaacgctaacccatcacagatgttcattgttcatgttacttggttggggtccgggagtgttgcgtagtcgtttccaatccaggattgattcattttaatttgagtcagacggtctgcattttctgtggagaggcggatacgccgatctgtgacgatgcctccgacagcactaaaacagcgttccgacataacgctggctgccgggcaagccagcacctctattgcgtacattgccagtttgtgccaggtgtctagcttcgatacccaatagttgaagggtgcagatggattgttcaacacagctatgccatctgacatgtagtccttgaccatcttctccaggcgatcggtgttggaggtggatctgcacgcttgctgttctgtgtgctgctgcatgggtgtcagaaaattttcccactagaaggacactgccgataccattcccttttgggcactagctgcggcttgtgttgtttgctgccctcctggtcgtcctgggtttgcggaagtcagtctgtcggcgtacaactggctagaggagggggaggatgtcaatctcctctttaaagtctccacaagggcctgctggtattcttccattttgacctgtcggactctttcttcaagcagttttggaacattgtgtttgtaccgtggatccagaagggtataaacccagtaattggtgttgtgcagaatgcgcacaatgcgtgggtcgcgttcaatgcagtcctaggccaaagaggtcatagcctagggtcacaaaaacctgtttatttgggctatttcaatggtagtgatggtgacgtacataaatctcagccatggccgttagcaacgtctgaatttcacgaaatgtctcatgcaggtagaagacatattgttagacttggattccaaagatggggtccgtacatctctgcaaaccagagttacaggggtccaaaattggtaaaatcccccatagactttcattgcctccctatttcactttccaaaatctcacatcttttcaaagggcaatggctcagcagtaccaaattttctagcattgtagggacccttagggggaacatgactggtgagtttcgggtccctaggcaaaagaggtcatagcctagggtcacaaaaacctgtttatttgggctatttcaatggtagtgatggtgacgtacataaatctcagctatggccgttagcaacgtctgaatttcacgaaatgtctcatgcaggtagaagacatattgttagacttggattccaaagatggggtccctacatctctgcaaaccagagttacaggggtccaaaattggtaaaatcccccatagactttcattgcctccctatttcactttccaaaatctcacatcttttcaaagggcaatggctcagcagtaccaaattttctagcattgtagggacccttagggggaacatgactggtgagtttcgggcccctaggccaaagaggtcatagcctagggtcacaaaaacctgtttatttgggctatttcaatggtagtgatggtgacgtacataaatctcagctatggccgttagcaacgtctgaatttcacgaaatgtctcatgcaggtagaagacatattgttagacttggattccaaagatggggtccctacatctctgcaaactagagttacaggggtccaaaattggtaaaatcccccatagactttcattgcctccctatttcactttccaaaatctcacatcttttcaaagggcaatggctcagcagtaccaaattttctagcattgtagggacccttagggggaacatgactggtgagtttcgggcccctaggcaaaagaggtcatagcctagggtcacaaaaacctgtttatttgggctatttcaatggtagtgatggtgacatacataaatctcagctatggccgttagcaacgtctgaatttcacgatatgtctcatgcaggtagaagacatattgttagacttggattccaaagatggggtccctacatctctgcaaaccagagttacaggggtccaaaattggtaaaatcccccatagactttcattgcctccctatttcactttccaaaatctcacatcttttcaaagggcaatggctcagcagtcccaaattttctagcattgtagggacccttagggggaacatgactggtgagtttcgggcccctaggccaaagaggtcatagcctagggtcacaaaaacctgtttatttgggctatttcaatggtagtgatggtgacgtacataaatctcagctatggccgttagcaacgtctgaatttcacgaaatgtctcatgcaggtagaagacatattgttagacttggattccaaagatggggtccctacatctctgcaaactagagttacaggggtccaaaattggtaaaatccaccatagactttcattgcctccctatttcactttccaaaatctcacatcttttcaaagggcaatggctcagcagtaccaaattttctagcattgtagggacccttagggggaacatgactggtgagtttcgggcccctaggccaaagaggtcatagcctagggtcacaaaaacctgtttatttgggctatttcaatggtagtgatggtgacgtacataaatctcagctatggccgttagcaacgtctgaatttcacaaaatgtctcatgcaagtagaagacatattgttagacttggattccaaagatggggtccctacatctcttcaaaccagagttacaggggtccaaaattggtaaaatcccccatagactttcattgcctccctatttcactttccaaaatctcacatcttttcaaagggcaatggctcagcagtaccaaattttctagcattgtagggacccttagggggaacatgactggtgagtttcgggcccctaggcaaaagaggtcatagcctagggtcacaaaaacctgtttatttgggctatttcaatggtagtgatggtgacgtacataaatctcagctatggccgttagcaacgtctgaatttcacgaaatgtctcatgcaggtagaagacatattgttagacttggattccaaagatggggtccctacatctctgcaaaccagagttacaggggtccaaaattggtaaaatcccctatagactttcattgcctccctatttcactttccaaaatctcacatcttttcaaagggcaatggctcagcagtaccacattttctagcattgtagggacccttagggggaacatgactggtgagtttcgggcccctaggcaaaagaggtcatagcctagggtcacaaaaacctgtttatttgggctatttcaatggtagtgatggtgacgtacataaatctcagctatggccgttagcaacgtctgaatttcacgaaatgtctcatgcaggtagaagacatattgttagacttggattccaaagatggggtccctacatctctgcaaaccagagttacaggggtccaaaattggtaaaatcccccatagactttcattgcctccctatttcactttccaaaatctcacatcttttcaaagggcaatggctcagcagtaccaaattttctagcattgtagggacccttagggggaacatgactggtgagtttcgggcccctaggccgaagaggtcatagcctagggtcacaaaaacctgtttatttgggctatttcaatggtagtgatggtgacgtacataaatctcagctatggccgttagcaacgtctgaatttcacgaaatgtctcatgcaggtagaagacatattgttagacttggattccaaagatggggtccctacatctctgcaaactagagttacaggggtccaaaattggtaaaatcccccatagactttcattgcctccctatttcactttccaaaatctcacatcttttcaaagggcaatggctcagcagtaccaaattttctagcattgtagggacccttagggggaacatgactggtgagtttcgggcccctaggcaaaagaggtcatagcctagggtcacaaaaacctgtttatttgggctatttcaatggtagtgatggtgacgtacataaatctcagctatggccgttagcaacgtctgaatttcacgatatgtctcatgcaggtagaagacatattgttagacttggattccaaagatggggtccctacatctctgcaaaccagagttacaggggtccaaaattggtaaaatcccccatagactttcattgcctccctatttcactttccaaaatctcacatcttttcaaagggcaatggctcagcagtaccaaattttctagcattgtagggacccttagggggaacatgactggtgagtttcgggcccctaggccaaagaggtcatagcctagggtcacaaaaacctgtttatttgggctatttcaatggtagtgatggtgacgtacataaatctcagctatggccgttagcaacgtctgaatttcacaaaatgtctcatgcaagtagaagacatattgttagacttggattccaaagatggggtccctacatctcttcaaaccagagttacaggggtccaaaattggtaaaatcccccatagactttcattgcctccctatttcactttccaaaatctcacatcttttgaaagggcaatggctcagcagtaccaaattttctagcattgtagggacccttagggggaacatgactggtgagtttcgggcccctaggccaaagaggtcatagcctagggtcacaaaaacctgtttatttgggctatttcaatggtagtgatggtgacgtacataaatctcagccatggccgttagcaacgtctgaatttcacgaaatgtctcatgcaggtagaagacatattgttagacttggattccaaagatggggtccctacatctctgcaaaccagagttacaggggtccaaaattggtaaaatcccccataggctttcattgggcctatttACCGTtataaaatctcacaccatttcaaagggcaatggctcagcaccttgtcatgatccccctaagggtccctacaatgctagaaaatttggtactgctgagccattgccctttgaaaagatgtgagattttggaaagtgaaatagggaggcaatgaaagtctatgggggattttaccaattttggacccctgtaaccagggccggatttagagctgaggagcctataggcacacaggATTTggcgccctaaaccccgcccctaggcacaggccacaccccaagtCACGCCCCCTTTTGTTACAAAACAAAATTATGCAAGGCATTGAAAAAGCAGCAGAGTGATAAAAAGCAGCCTATCGGTCCAGTACCCGATATTCATCGGGTGATTAAATTACTCCTCAGTGCCACTATTACAATAGGTCTATGGCAGCGCAtgaaaaaatcatgttttttctttttctgtggcgATTGGTGGTGGGGgcacggttaaggttaggcgtcaggtagggtgtttgtgtggaggGGACAGGGcagttaaaggagttctgtggggggtttctgaggagaaaagcagacacttaccttgggcttctatcagccccgtgcagcggtaatgtcccacgccgtcctgctcccatctgccgttctccgccgccggccccggtctaagcggcatgggatccaactgcagctgcgctacagtggccgcgcacccgctcgcttccgcctgcgtcatcggaagcttactgcgcaggcgcagtacaagaaacctttgtactgcgcctgcgcagtaagcctcagatgacgcgagcggaggcgcggtatcgcgcattattcgtctgtgtgtcagacgaataatagcccggtgccggctgcggggaacggcggatgggagcaggatggtgtgggacattaccgctgcagggggctgatagaagcccaaggtaagtgtctgtttttcttctcagaaacccccacagaacccctttaagcatcaggaagggtgttcgtGCGAgaagggggcggttagggttaggtagggtGTTTATGCAGAATGGGTGTACAGAGTTATGTCAGTAAGGTGTCTGTGCAGTGTGggatgttagggttaggtgtcaggtggatggttctgtgcgagagtaggAGTAGGTTGAGCtaaagtaaaatatcggtatttcataccgatattttacttctTTCATTTCCTTCTTTactctttaatagtaaaatattggtaaatctaccgatattctactatcagcttgCCTGGGCACCCACATTTTCAGGTGCCCTTTCATTgcgtacaccacacacacactaacactcagagatcacacgcacacgcacagacacacttaCACATTACACTTACACACAGATCAGACACCAAGATCACACACGCTCAcagattagggcccgtttccactaggagcggtgcgatgcgactacatagccgcattgcaccgcaggtgtgctaaaaacacatgcacggcaatggaagagtttccactgcgtgcatattGTGCGGAGTGGTGTggagcggtgcggagcgatccgagaatctgcagcatgttgcagattctcgcacggccgcatccgcccgcagcaaCGTCCCATCTCAATTCACTTCCgcatcaggaaatgcagaagtgatgcgatgcggctaggtagccgcagtCGCATCACTTTTGTAGTGgaaactgacacacacacacacaatcacacacattaaactcacacacacacaatcacacacatacattaaaCTCTCAC
Encoded here:
- the LOC137533468 gene encoding olfactory receptor 2G3-like — its product is MEKNQTFVEKFILLGLSADSRLQSLFFFIFLFMYVITASGNLLLIIVVRLDPVLQTPMYFFLSHLSVNDISMSTTIVPKMLANTISEDQSISFVGCAAQMYFHLSLGSTECLILGTMAYDRYNAICKPLHYTIIMNPKQCLCLTASCWTFCFVISMIHAVFTFQLPYCKSSNLNHFFCEIPPLLRLSCKDTKINEVGVFICGAFYFIFSFCLTYLSYFQIISTIVKIHSVQGRHKAFSTCSSHLIVVSLYFGTIMFMYMRPQSKYSPDQDRAAAVLYTVVTPMLNPIIYSVRNKDIKGTILKLIGKVQ